The following proteins are co-located in the Rhodohalobacter sp. SW132 genome:
- a CDS encoding dimethylsulfonioproprionate lyase family protein — translation MKIADLNKIEGRRFPAKRLTRNIVGGPSPIQAEAFSMGMVTLDPEGGQVPWHNHEQEEVYLILEGEGEMCLGEERFALKAGQTIYIPPNEFHQLTNRQKKPLKMIYCYGPAGDVAHWRQELDGTLPKEGVDVPSLPDGAWPQCTDAPE, via the coding sequence ATGAAAATTGCTGATTTAAATAAAATCGAAGGACGCAGATTTCCCGCAAAACGCCTGACACGTAATATTGTTGGCGGCCCGTCACCTATCCAGGCCGAGGCTTTCTCCATGGGTATGGTGACACTTGATCCTGAAGGCGGCCAGGTTCCGTGGCATAATCATGAACAGGAAGAGGTTTATCTTATCCTTGAAGGGGAAGGCGAAATGTGCCTCGGAGAAGAGCGGTTCGCACTCAAAGCCGGCCAGACAATCTACATCCCGCCAAATGAATTTCATCAGCTGACCAACCGCCAAAAGAAACCACTGAAGATGATCTACTGTTATGGTCCGGCCGGAGATGTAGCCCACTGGCGCCAGGAGCTTGATGGAACGCTGCCCAAAGAGGGTGTGGATGTTCCTTCCCTCCCCGATGGGGCATGGCCACAGTGTACCGACGCTCCAGAATGA
- a CDS encoding Gfo/Idh/MocA family protein, with translation MSENLKTHKIGIIMNGVTGRMGKNQHLMRSILPIIEQGGVKISQSETILPDPVLVGRNAKKLEKLAEESGIENWTTDLDSVLNDDHYQIYFDAQRTDLRVESVKKAVAAGKHIYCEKPSAVTTKDAVKLYEVAHKAGVKHGVVQDKLWLPGLVKLRQLREQGFFGEILSVKGDFGYWVFEGDTVPAQRPSWNYRKEDGGGMILDMFCHWRYVIDNLFGDVEAVSCLSATHVKERFDEDGEPYKATADDAAYAIFKLKNGVIAQFNSSWTTRVRRDDLLTVQVDGTKGSAVAGLRDAWIQPYGATPKPVWNPDVDHDHDFRKDWIKLPHQQEFDNAFKIQWELFLRHVVKDEPFRWNLLEAAKGNQLADIGYEAAEKRQWMDVPDLV, from the coding sequence ATGAGTGAAAATCTCAAAACACATAAAATTGGCATCATCATGAACGGTGTGACCGGCCGTATGGGTAAAAATCAGCATTTGATGCGGTCGATCCTTCCTATCATTGAACAGGGTGGGGTAAAAATCAGCCAGTCGGAAACCATCCTCCCCGATCCCGTTCTGGTTGGACGGAATGCAAAAAAACTGGAAAAGCTGGCTGAAGAATCTGGCATCGAAAACTGGACAACCGACCTGGATTCGGTTCTGAATGATGACCACTACCAAATCTATTTTGATGCCCAGCGAACCGACCTCCGCGTGGAGAGTGTAAAAAAAGCTGTTGCGGCAGGAAAACATATTTACTGCGAAAAACCATCGGCCGTAACGACCAAAGATGCTGTTAAACTTTATGAAGTCGCCCACAAGGCAGGTGTAAAACACGGTGTGGTGCAGGATAAACTCTGGTTGCCAGGTCTTGTAAAACTGCGTCAGCTTCGCGAACAGGGATTTTTTGGTGAGATTTTGAGCGTTAAAGGCGATTTCGGATACTGGGTATTCGAAGGAGATACCGTACCGGCACAACGTCCATCCTGGAACTATCGAAAGGAAGATGGCGGTGGGATGATCCTGGATATGTTCTGCCACTGGCGGTATGTCATCGATAATCTTTTTGGGGATGTAGAGGCGGTCTCCTGCCTGAGCGCCACACACGTGAAAGAACGGTTTGATGAAGATGGCGAGCCGTATAAAGCCACCGCTGATGATGCAGCCTATGCAATTTTCAAGCTTAAGAACGGCGTCATTGCCCAGTTTAATTCCTCATGGACAACCCGCGTACGCCGCGATGATCTGCTGACTGTTCAGGTCGACGGAACCAAAGGTTCTGCTGTTGCCGGTCTCCGTGATGCCTGGATTCAACCCTATGGCGCCACACCCAAACCGGTATGGAATCCCGATGTTGATCATGATCACGATTTCCGAAAGGACTGGATTAAATTACCTCATCAGCAGGAATTTGATAACGCATTTAAAATTCAGTGGGAGCTGTTTCTGCGCCATGTGGTTAAAGATGAACCTTTCCGCTGGAACCTGCTGGAAGCTGCTAAAGGGAATCAGCTCGCCGATATCGGGTATGAAGCTGCGGAAAAACGGCAGTGGATGGACGTGCCTGATTTGGTGTGA
- a CDS encoding glycoside hydrolase family 88 protein: protein MKINQNLSPQTLKNDLDNVWEHSARKIHLIRKEYDTDKGSPVFTEAGKYTTRGWTEWTQGFQFGGEILQFDATGDTGFLKLGRQATLDLMAPHITHIGVHDHGFNNVSTYGSLLRLLNEGKFEAGDWEKNFYELALKSTGAVQAARWTKTADGIGFIHSFNGPHSLFVDTVRTLRALSLSHTLGHALFAEHDEKISLLGRLIEHATMTARYSVYYGEGRDAYDLWGRTTHEAIFNVTDGQFRCPNSQQGYSPFSTWTRGLSWAMCGFPEQLEFLNTVSDEELEPFGGRDEVETMMLKAAKATCDFYIDNSSADGIPYWDTGAPNLHKLGDYTASDADPYNEHEPVDSSAAAIGAQGLLRLGSYLKNAGKTEEGDRYYQAGLTVASTLFKEPYLSTDDAHQGLLLHSVYHRPNGWDYIPDGQSVPCGESSMWGDYHMRELALCLTRMANDEPYYTFFNEIG, encoded by the coding sequence ATGAAGATCAATCAAAATCTATCTCCCCAAACCCTCAAGAATGATTTAGATAATGTGTGGGAGCATTCCGCACGTAAAATTCACCTGATCCGAAAAGAGTACGATACGGATAAGGGTTCCCCGGTTTTTACGGAAGCTGGAAAATATACCACCCGCGGCTGGACCGAGTGGACGCAGGGATTTCAGTTTGGCGGGGAGATTCTTCAGTTTGATGCAACCGGCGATACCGGGTTTCTAAAACTCGGCCGCCAGGCTACCCTCGATCTGATGGCGCCTCATATTACCCACATCGGGGTTCATGATCACGGTTTTAATAATGTGAGCACATATGGCTCCCTACTCAGGCTGCTAAACGAAGGTAAGTTTGAAGCGGGCGACTGGGAAAAGAACTTTTATGAGCTCGCTCTGAAATCAACAGGCGCGGTTCAGGCTGCACGATGGACAAAGACAGCCGACGGAATTGGGTTTATTCACTCCTTTAACGGACCTCATTCTCTTTTTGTAGATACAGTTCGCACACTCCGGGCTCTTTCTCTCAGTCATACGCTGGGCCATGCACTCTTTGCAGAACACGATGAAAAAATCTCTCTGCTCGGCAGATTGATTGAACACGCCACTATGACGGCACGGTACAGCGTCTATTACGGCGAAGGCCGTGATGCCTATGATCTTTGGGGACGAACCACGCACGAAGCCATTTTTAATGTTACGGACGGCCAGTTCCGATGCCCCAATTCACAACAGGGCTACTCCCCGTTTTCTACCTGGACACGCGGTTTATCCTGGGCTATGTGCGGATTTCCGGAACAGCTCGAATTTCTGAACACAGTTTCGGATGAAGAACTTGAACCCTTTGGAGGAAGGGATGAGGTCGAAACAATGATGCTGAAAGCGGCCAAAGCAACCTGCGACTTCTACATTGATAACAGCTCCGCAGATGGCATTCCGTACTGGGACACCGGCGCTCCGAACCTCCATAAGCTCGGTGACTACACCGCTTCAGACGCCGATCCATACAACGAACATGAACCTGTGGATTCTTCCGCAGCAGCAATTGGTGCTCAGGGTCTGCTCCGTCTGGGTAGTTACCTGAAGAACGCAGGAAAAACAGAAGAGGGTGACCGCTACTACCAGGCCGGGCTGACCGTAGCATCAACCCTCTTCAAGGAACCGTATTTAAGTACGGATGATGCTCACCAGGGACTCCTGCTGCACTCCGTATACCATCGTCCAAACGGATGGGACTACATTCCCGACGGGCAATCAGTTCCGTGCGGTGAATCGAGCATGTGGGGAGATTATCATATGAGGGAACTGGCGCTATGCCTCACCCGAATGGCGAATGATGAACCTTATTACACATTTTTCAACGAGATCGGGTAA
- a CDS encoding 3-ketoacyl-ACP reductase produces the protein MNPAALVTGGSRGIGLSIAHQLCENGYDVAINGVREESRVTETLEKLRSHGTEVIYCRGDIGADEDRLGIVNKLKSEFGRLNVLVNNAGVAPNERLDPLNATTESFDRLMRINLKGPYFLTQAIANWMVEQKGGDKNYSGAIITIGSISATVVSENRGDYCMSKAALAMHSRVWAVRMAEYGIPAYEVRPGVTRTDMTSAVTDKYDKLIADGLTIQPRWGTPEDVGKAVLALASGDFPYSSGEVFMVDGGLTVPRL, from the coding sequence ATGAATCCAGCAGCATTAGTAACCGGTGGCTCACGGGGTATCGGCCTTTCTATTGCGCATCAGCTTTGTGAAAACGGGTATGATGTAGCCATCAATGGCGTACGGGAAGAATCGCGCGTTACAGAAACTTTGGAAAAACTCCGGTCACACGGAACAGAAGTCATCTACTGCCGCGGAGATATCGGGGCGGATGAAGACCGGCTTGGGATTGTAAACAAATTAAAATCCGAATTCGGGCGGCTGAATGTATTGGTTAATAACGCCGGTGTGGCTCCAAATGAACGGCTCGATCCGCTGAATGCAACTACGGAAAGTTTCGACCGCCTTATGCGGATCAACCTGAAAGGCCCCTATTTTCTTACTCAGGCGATTGCCAACTGGATGGTGGAGCAGAAAGGCGGGGATAAAAATTACAGTGGTGCCATCATTACAATCGGTTCAATATCAGCAACAGTCGTTTCTGAAAACCGGGGAGATTACTGCATGTCAAAAGCCGCCCTTGCCATGCACAGCCGGGTCTGGGCTGTTCGGATGGCCGAATATGGCATACCGGCATATGAAGTACGGCCCGGAGTTACACGAACCGACATGACCTCTGCCGTTACCGATAAATATGACAAACTTATAGCGGATGGACTCACCATCCAGCCCCGCTGGGGCACTCCGGAAGATGTTGGAAAAGCTGTTTTGGCTCTTGCCAGCGGTGATTTTCCGTATTCCTCAGGAGAAGTTTTCATGGTTGACGGCGGGTTAACGGTACCACGATTATAG
- a CDS encoding DASS family sodium-coupled anion symporter yields MQKTDKEKGTKETPEDGTTEGFALAESANGPISPLKWIGFIGGLFVFVLMILASPPEGLSLAGWRTAAVATLMATWWVTEVIPISATAMLPLVLFPILGVGDIAAAATPYAHPMIFLFLGGFIIAIAMQRWDLHRRIALNIIALIGSKPRSIIAGFMVSAAFMSMWVSNTASTMMMLPIAMSVIMLTRSPDHSIEDQKQYTNFGLTLMLAIAFSASVGGLGTVIGTPTNALMIAFVDDAYGIQINFAEWMLIGLPVVILGLPVIFYTLANLVYPVKIKSLPGGRKFILDELKSLGKITRPEVLVAVIFTLVGVLWMTRPLIERTMPEISDAGIAIFGALLLFLIPVDLKNATFLMRWKDAEKLPWGVLILFGGGLSLAGAIQRTGLAEWVGGFFAILSGWHVILILFIVAIVIITFTELASNSATAAAFLPVIGSVAISVGQDPLLFAVPVALVASCAFMLPVATPPNAIVYGSGVMTIPQMAKAGFTLNIFFAILVTLLTYFLFSVMLGIEIGHIPASITQ; encoded by the coding sequence ATGCAAAAAACGGATAAGGAAAAAGGGACAAAAGAGACTCCGGAAGATGGCACAACGGAAGGTTTTGCGCTGGCAGAATCTGCTAATGGCCCGATAAGTCCACTTAAGTGGATCGGATTTATTGGCGGGTTGTTTGTTTTTGTACTGATGATTCTTGCCAGTCCGCCCGAAGGATTAAGCCTTGCAGGCTGGCGAACCGCTGCTGTTGCCACACTGATGGCCACCTGGTGGGTAACTGAAGTTATCCCCATATCGGCTACAGCCATGCTGCCGCTGGTTCTTTTCCCCATACTGGGTGTCGGAGATATCGCAGCCGCTGCAACTCCATATGCTCACCCGATGATTTTTCTCTTCCTGGGCGGATTTATCATTGCAATTGCCATGCAGCGCTGGGACCTTCACCGCAGGATTGCGCTCAATATCATCGCGCTTATTGGCTCTAAACCCAGAAGTATTATTGCCGGATTTATGGTTTCTGCAGCCTTTATGAGTATGTGGGTAAGCAACACCGCATCTACCATGATGATGCTGCCAATTGCCATGTCGGTGATAATGCTCACCCGCTCGCCAGACCACTCCATTGAAGATCAAAAACAGTATACAAACTTTGGATTAACCCTGATGCTGGCTATCGCTTTTTCAGCCAGCGTAGGCGGGTTGGGAACGGTTATCGGAACACCAACAAATGCATTGATGATCGCTTTTGTGGATGATGCTTATGGCATACAAATCAATTTTGCAGAGTGGATGCTTATCGGTCTGCCGGTTGTAATCCTCGGACTTCCGGTAATTTTTTATACCCTCGCCAACCTGGTCTACCCGGTAAAAATCAAATCACTGCCGGGCGGACGTAAGTTTATACTAGATGAATTGAAAAGTCTCGGCAAGATTACGCGGCCCGAAGTATTGGTTGCCGTTATCTTTACACTTGTTGGCGTGTTGTGGATGACACGTCCACTCATTGAAAGAACTATGCCCGAAATCTCGGATGCGGGAATCGCCATTTTTGGTGCACTACTTCTATTTCTGATCCCGGTAGACCTGAAAAATGCTACTTTCCTGATGCGATGGAAAGATGCCGAAAAGCTTCCCTGGGGTGTATTGATTCTTTTTGGCGGTGGCCTCTCCCTTGCCGGTGCCATTCAGCGCACCGGACTGGCCGAATGGGTTGGAGGATTTTTTGCAATCCTCAGCGGATGGCACGTTATCCTGATTCTGTTTATCGTGGCCATTGTGATTATCACCTTTACCGAGCTGGCAAGTAATTCAGCAACTGCTGCCGCATTCCTGCCGGTCATCGGTTCGGTTGCAATTAGCGTGGGACAGGACCCGCTTCTTTTTGCCGTCCCCGTGGCATTGGTTGCAAGCTGTGCATTTATGCTGCCGGTAGCAACCCCGCCAAATGCCATTGTGTACGGCAGCGGTGTGATGACTATTCCGCAAATGGCAAAAGCCGGATTTACATTAAACATCTTTTTTGCCATACTTGTTACATTACTCACATATTTTCTCTTTTCCGTCATGCTGGGAATTGAAATTGGACACATCCCCGCATCCATCACACAATGA
- a CDS encoding PmoA family protein produces MIQIKKTTLLLFISAALIFQLFHADISAQSYSITVSAGELDRMESPVSFYFPEAVEPGVYRIQSSDGDSHTLQVDDQNRGWFLLSELSAGESRTYQFSGEQADESSSVSKNIDSNTITFQAGGSDVISYFHGMNEPPEVLDERYQRGGYIHPVLSPGGTVLSNHLNPDGHPHHSGIWSAWPHTEFEGRTPDFWNVHQNSGRVDQQDSLDVAWDGPVHAGFRAKHYFVDLSTSNPVIALNEEWEVRVYPSARGENVHMFDLRVIQTANTDQPLHLPEYRYGGVGFRGHVDWDDPDNATFLTSDGLGRDGHATRVRWTHIGGHSEGELAGISIMSHPENVRHPQPVRIHPNEPFFNYAPVQMGDMIIEAGSPYTAKYRFITYDGEPDTDLIEAVWNDYAYPPGVTVTKNNDE; encoded by the coding sequence ATGATACAGATCAAAAAAACCACACTACTTCTTTTTATATCCGCTGCACTGATTTTCCAGTTATTTCACGCTGATATCAGCGCGCAATCCTATTCGATAACCGTATCCGCAGGTGAGCTGGATCGCATGGAATCTCCGGTTTCGTTCTACTTTCCCGAAGCGGTGGAACCGGGAGTATATCGCATTCAGAGTTCCGACGGAGATTCACACACACTTCAGGTGGATGATCAAAACCGGGGATGGTTTCTGCTGAGCGAACTATCAGCAGGAGAATCCAGAACCTATCAGTTTTCAGGTGAACAAGCTGATGAGTCCTCCTCGGTTTCCAAAAATATCGACAGCAATACCATCACCTTTCAGGCCGGCGGAAGTGATGTAATCAGCTATTTCCACGGCATGAATGAACCTCCTGAAGTTTTAGATGAGCGATATCAGCGGGGCGGATATATTCACCCGGTTCTCTCCCCCGGCGGCACCGTTTTATCAAACCACCTGAACCCAGACGGGCATCCGCATCACTCCGGAATATGGTCGGCGTGGCCACATACGGAATTTGAGGGCCGCACTCCCGATTTCTGGAACGTGCACCAAAATAGCGGACGGGTGGATCAGCAGGATTCGCTGGATGTGGCCTGGGATGGACCGGTACATGCCGGTTTCCGTGCAAAACACTACTTTGTGGATCTTTCCACATCCAACCCGGTCATTGCACTGAATGAAGAGTGGGAAGTTCGGGTCTACCCATCTGCGAGAGGTGAAAATGTGCATATGTTTGATCTAAGAGTGATTCAAACTGCCAATACGGATCAACCGTTACACCTTCCCGAATATCGCTACGGCGGGGTCGGCTTCAGGGGCCATGTGGACTGGGATGATCCCGATAACGCAACGTTTCTCACATCCGACGGCCTTGGACGGGACGGTCATGCCACCCGTGTTCGATGGACGCATATCGGCGGGCATAGTGAAGGCGAGTTGGCCGGAATATCAATTATGAGTCATCCCGAAAACGTTCGCCATCCCCAGCCGGTACGAATTCATCCGAATGAACCGTTTTTTAATTATGCTCCCGTTCAGATGGGAGATATGATTATTGAAGCAGGATCTCCCTACACGGCCAAATATCGCTTTATCACCTACGATGGCGAACCCGATACCGACCTGATCGAAGCGGTCTGGAATGATTACGCTTATCCGCCCGGCGTTACAGTTACAAAAAATAACGACGAATAA
- a CDS encoding cytochrome c gives MTNAKHVFTKSGLLLLSIILLFQACGEEPEHITEVDFDNVEFAHFVEREFPFITTSMMMRHEEEWFIENNIAARCIALILGEESYACFDTDMLRWAAAWTGDFVPMEGVSHRSYPDYLGRNDVMVELPGTPKLVTGQYPGWNAGEPLFDDPRQPAPHPDEPSWGAMPQEMGRWNGIYVTDEGPVLSYSIGQTEILEYPGSIESDGETVFTRTFRIEAPQEPLSLKSGEFSDITEVESIENRLTITHQNENDQTVFALTGTTENAELNLIDERYAVVQIPASGETVEFTLLTSRGNNGTADRVNQAGESDFTLPNYNEGGSNLWPDDVYTRGKTAPDTSAYVVDEFTLPIPNPWNRNVRVVDIDFFDDGRAAIVTFEGDVWIVDGISRDLQSVKWNRFASGLYETQSIEIVDGEIYTYGKDGIVRLHDLNGNGSADYYENFSNLMAQSIETREWASDFVAKPGGGFYVAKGAALDMGPRALTAPVERGIRAGSQHSGVILEISEDGRNANVIASGFRGPYLGIHPETGFLTASDQEGHHVPSTPILTINETDFFGVNATAHRDEIPEITPPLLWIPHNVDRSGISQTWITSDQMGPLSGDLVHMSYGRPGLFRVLIDSTDSGAQGGVTVIPGHYPVPTMKGRVHPSDGQLYVGGFTLWGTNSDGMTGLLRLRYTGQPSYIPESFSVREEGIFLRFDQELDEEAVADISGYRAERWNYLRTEQYGSGHYQLDGSPGQELLPVFSAHLSDDRKGIFLAIPTIEVAEQMQLTYRLKASDGHEFEDDFWFSVHHVEPADFESKGFSGIEKDELFTDASAWEALDDSGEPVTAERGKVLFERSGCMGCHTVDGSTGTGVGPTMKGLIGKEREFQDGTSTVADVEYIRQTILHPNEQILEGYDEGMPSFLGILSDDEIDSIVLYIQSLDE, from the coding sequence ATGACGAATGCAAAACATGTTTTTACCAAATCCGGACTTCTTCTCCTGAGTATAATTCTGCTATTTCAGGCGTGTGGTGAAGAGCCGGAACATATCACTGAAGTGGATTTCGATAACGTTGAATTTGCCCACTTTGTAGAGCGTGAGTTTCCCTTCATCACCACCTCCATGATGATGCGCCATGAAGAGGAGTGGTTCATTGAAAATAATATCGCAGCCCGATGTATTGCGCTGATTCTCGGCGAAGAGTCCTACGCCTGTTTTGATACCGATATGCTTCGCTGGGCGGCCGCCTGGACCGGAGATTTTGTGCCGATGGAAGGCGTTTCACACCGGTCCTATCCCGATTATCTCGGACGAAATGATGTGATGGTGGAACTGCCGGGAACTCCGAAACTTGTCACCGGTCAGTATCCCGGATGGAATGCAGGTGAACCTCTGTTTGATGATCCGCGTCAGCCCGCACCTCATCCGGATGAACCTTCCTGGGGAGCCATGCCGCAGGAAATGGGCCGCTGGAACGGAATCTACGTCACCGATGAGGGGCCCGTTCTCTCCTACTCCATCGGGCAGACCGAAATCCTGGAGTATCCCGGAAGTATAGAATCCGACGGTGAAACCGTATTCACACGAACGTTCCGAATCGAAGCCCCTCAGGAACCGCTCTCACTCAAGTCAGGTGAATTTTCTGATATCACGGAAGTTGAATCCATTGAAAATCGGCTGACCATCACGCATCAAAACGAAAACGATCAAACCGTTTTTGCTCTGACCGGCACGACTGAGAACGCAGAACTGAACCTTATTGACGAGAGATATGCTGTCGTGCAGATTCCGGCGTCCGGCGAAACAGTTGAATTTACGCTGCTCACAAGTCGCGGCAACAACGGTACGGCTGACCGGGTGAATCAGGCCGGGGAATCTGATTTCACCCTGCCGAATTACAATGAAGGGGGATCAAATCTCTGGCCTGATGATGTCTATACCCGGGGCAAAACCGCACCGGACACCTCAGCTTACGTGGTGGATGAATTCACGCTGCCAATTCCCAATCCCTGGAACCGAAATGTGCGTGTTGTAGATATTGACTTTTTTGATGACGGCCGTGCGGCGATTGTTACATTTGAAGGAGATGTCTGGATTGTGGATGGCATCAGCCGCGATCTTCAAAGCGTAAAATGGAACCGGTTTGCTTCCGGCCTCTACGAAACGCAGAGCATTGAGATTGTGGATGGCGAAATCTACACCTACGGAAAAGATGGCATTGTACGTTTGCATGATCTGAATGGAAATGGCTCAGCCGATTATTACGAAAATTTCTCAAACCTGATGGCGCAATCGATCGAAACCCGCGAATGGGCCAGTGACTTTGTAGCAAAACCCGGCGGCGGATTTTATGTTGCCAAAGGTGCCGCACTCGATATGGGCCCAAGAGCATTAACGGCTCCTGTGGAACGTGGCATTCGCGCCGGATCGCAGCATAGCGGCGTAATTCTTGAGATATCGGAAGATGGGCGCAATGCGAATGTGATTGCCAGCGGTTTTCGCGGCCCATACCTGGGCATTCACCCTGAAACCGGATTTTTAACTGCATCCGACCAGGAAGGTCATCACGTACCCTCCACACCGATTCTCACTATAAATGAGACTGACTTTTTCGGAGTAAACGCCACTGCTCATCGTGATGAAATTCCGGAAATCACACCGCCGCTTCTTTGGATTCCTCATAACGTGGATCGATCCGGTATCAGCCAGACCTGGATTACAAGTGACCAGATGGGACCACTAAGCGGAGATTTGGTTCACATGTCCTACGGACGACCCGGTCTCTTCCGCGTGTTGATCGACAGCACAGATTCCGGTGCTCAGGGCGGTGTTACGGTAATTCCCGGCCACTATCCTGTTCCCACCATGAAAGGCAGGGTTCACCCGTCTGATGGCCAGCTTTATGTTGGCGGATTTACTCTGTGGGGAACGAACTCCGACGGAATGACCGGCCTTCTGAGATTGCGATATACCGGCCAGCCATCCTATATTCCGGAAAGTTTTAGTGTTCGTGAAGAGGGAATTTTCCTTCGATTTGACCAGGAACTGGACGAGGAGGCTGTTGCCGATATCTCAGGTTATCGTGCAGAGCGCTGGAACTATCTGCGAACCGAACAATACGGATCGGGGCACTACCAGCTTGACGGATCTCCGGGACAGGAACTGCTTCCGGTTTTTTCCGCTCACCTGTCGGATGATCGAAAAGGAATTTTTCTCGCGATCCCTACCATCGAAGTCGCCGAACAGATGCAGCTAACCTACCGGTTGAAAGCATCTGACGGCCACGAATTTGAAGATGATTTCTGGTTTTCGGTTCATCATGTAGAGCCGGCTGATTTTGAATCGAAAGGATTCAGCGGGATAGAGAAAGATGAGCTTTTTACCGATGCATCCGCATGGGAAGCGCTCGACGATTCCGGTGAGCCGGTCACCGCAGAACGCGGGAAAGTTCTCTTCGAACGATCCGGCTGCATGGGATGCCATACGGTTGACGGCAGCACAGGCACCGGTGTCGGGCCCACAATGAAAGGACTGATCGGCAAAGAGCGCGAATTTCAGGACGGAACTTCAACGGTGGCAGATGTGGAATATATCCGCCAAACAATTCTCCATCCAAACGAACAAATACTTGAAGGGTATGATGAGGGCATGCCATCCTTTCTCGGAATTCTGTCGGATGATGAGATCGATTCAATTGTGCTCTATATTCAATCGCTTGATGAGTAG